The window AACGGCGCGGTCTTGATGGTGCTGCTGGCTGGCTTGGTCTGGTACATGCTGAACCGCACGGCCTTTGGGCGGCACATCCATGCCACGGGCGATGATGCGGAGGCGGCGCGCCTGGCGGGCATCCGCACCAGCCGCACGCTGGTGGCGGTCTATGCGCTGGCGGGGCTGATCTGCGCGATCGGCGGCTGGGCACTGATCGGGCGGATCGGCTCGATCAGCCCGCAGGCGGGCCAGACGGCGAACCTGGACAGCATCACGGCGGTGGTGATCGGCGGCACGAGCCTGTTCGGCGGGCGCGGGTCG is drawn from Labrys wisconsinensis and contains these coding sequences:
- a CDS encoding ABC transporter permease, whose translation is ETIRQQDIAAVAPFLQFTGGLALDFDRSWPLIGGARITNGAVLMVLLAGLVWYMLNRTAFGRHIHATGDDAEAARLAGIRTSRTLVAVYALAGLICAIGGWALIGRIGSISPQAGQTANLDSITAVVIGGTSLFGGRGSIVGTLVGALIVGVFRNGLALYGVDVLWQEFAVGCLIILAVAIDQWIRRVSA